The Triticum aestivum cultivar Chinese Spring chromosome 3A, IWGSC CS RefSeq v2.1, whole genome shotgun sequence genome includes a region encoding these proteins:
- the LOC123060359 gene encoding EPIDERMAL PATTERNING FACTOR-like protein 5, with the protein MRGARRQRRRPRERDVAAWPFFLACCLLALAVSRAEEPRASPVRGRGGGGEDQRLSRVGSRPPCCVCERRCGGCAPCTAVQVRAGVRPLCANYEPVRWKCKCGDAVFDP; encoded by the exons ATGCGTGGGGCTCGGCGGCAGCGGCGCAGGCCGCGGGAGCGCGACGTGGCGGCCTGGCCCTTCTTCCTCGCCTGCTGCCTCCTTGCGCTCGCCGTGTCCAGAGCCGAGGAGCCGCGCGCATCGCCG gtgagagggagaggaggaggaggggaggatcAGCGGCTGAGCAGGGTGGGGTCGAGGCCGCCGTGCTGCGTGTGCGAGCGGAGGTGCGGCGGCTGCGCGCCGTGCACGGCCGTGCAGGTGCGCGCCGGAGTTCGGCCGCTGTGCGCCAACTACGAGCCCGTCAGGTGGAAGTGCAAGTGCGGCGACGCCGTCTTCGACCCATGA